The stretch of DNA CCGTGACCGCCCCGAGAGCCGCACCCACCGTGCCAGCCATGCGGTGCGGGAGGCGCCGGGGGTGCCGGAACGGCAGGGGCCggaggtgcgggcggcgctgggggtGCAGCCatgacgggcatggcgggcatAGCCGGCATAGAGGGCATAGCCGGCATCCCCGGAGGTGCAGGGGCCGAACGGCCTTTTCTGACGTCCCGGCGCGACCGTCTCATGTCCCGCCTGTGCTGTCGCCGctccctcttctccgccctgcgccgctgctTGCGCTCCCGCCTCGTGGCCTTGCGTACGGTCCTCTGATGCTTCTTGAGCTGCCTCCAGGCCTGCGTCAGCGCCTTGATCTGCGCGCGGAGGGCCTGCTTGTCCATGGTGGGGTCCACGggcgcggccttggcctccttgagctcggccttgagctgcttgaCGTCGCCCTTGCTGCGCATCTGGTCGGGGTTCGCCGTCCAGTCTTGTAGGCGGGCGAGGTACAGGGGCATCTGCTGgtccttgacgtcgtcgtagtcgggGAGCGACCCGATGGACGACTCGGAGctggaagaagacgacgacgagctcgaagAATGCGAATCGGCCGACTCGGagcgatggtggcggcccTTGAGGTCCGAGTGTCGACCCCTTTCGTCGTGATGTTCAGGAGGACCGTGTGGCCCGCCGTGAAGATTGTGGCtggcccagccccagcccatctcgtggccgccgcgacggtggcgatCGCCGTAGCCGTGATAGTCGTGACGGCCGTGGTGGAGGTGATGGCTTCCGAACCCGTGCCGACTGGGCCCGGCAAAGGAGCCCGTGGCCGGTTGCGGCTGCGGTCCGACACCTCTGGTCCCCGACTGCCCGGCCCCATCGCCGGTGCCAGCGCCCATGCGGATGCCGTTTGAGTCCatgacgaggctgccgatGCGCAGTCCGTTGGAGTCTGCGACAAACCTGTCTCCGAAGCTGACGCGATCGCCGTCAATGTTGAAACCTCCCCAGGTCCGGGCACGAccgctctgctgctgctgctgctggcgttgctgctgaGCCTGTTCCCGTTGCTGACGGGCCTGTTCGACTTGCTGCTGGGCCCTCTCccgttgctgctgggctCTCTGCCACTGCTGCTCCGCCGAGCCCGCGTCGAACGCCGCGTCCCACGACCCGGGCATCGGCgctgcttcgtcgtcgtgatcGTCTAGCCTGGCGAGCTGAACGTTGATGCCACGGGGCCCAAAGAAGCCATCGTTCCACTGCTGGACCGTAGCTTCGGCGTCCTCTCTCCTGCGGCGGACCGCCTCGGGGCCCGCCTCGCGGAcgtggccgagctgcgcctcggcgtGGGACGAGGTGGTGTCGCTGTGGCCCTCGGCCCTGAGCTTGCGgtcgatgacggcctcgTTGCCGCGGGTGGTGTGGTCCGGCAGCAGGAAGTTGACAAA from Purpureocillium takamizusanense chromosome 6, complete sequence encodes:
- a CDS encoding uncharacterized protein (EggNog:ENOG503P3QR~COG:S); this encodes MMNNRNITNDSNLHVHVEEAPPPPYSETDIYSNSGGGPRTPTVAANTDDGASRISSSASTGEAVLTPPDTPRTASNNSQQPHPQPSQQHQQHQQQPGAALYFESRPPTLPAAAAAETFIHTVSVNGSSTPDDVPYRPEWAAARDVTAQDWATFVNFLLPDHTTRGNEAVIDRKLRAEGHSDTTSSHAEAQLGHVREAGPEAVRRRREDAEATVQQWNDGFFGPRGINVQLARLDDHDDEAAPMPGSWDAAFDAGSAEQQWQRAQQQRERAQQQVEQARQQREQAQQQRQQQQQQSGRARTWGGFNIDGDRVSFGDRFVADSNGLRIGSLVMDSNGIRMGAGTGDGAGQSGTRGVGPQPQPATGSFAGPSRHGFGSHHLHHGRHDYHGYGDRHRRGGHEMGWGWASHNLHGGPHGPPEHHDERGRHSDLKGRHHRSESADSHSSSSSSSSSSSESSIGSLPDYDDVKDQQMPLYLARLQDWTANPDQMRSKGDVKQLKAELKEAKAAPVDPTMDKQALRAQIKALTQAWRQLKKHQRTVRKATRRERKQRRRAEKRERRQHRRDMRRSRRDVRKGRSAPAPPGMPAMPSMPAMPAMPVMAAPPAPPAPPAPAVPAPPAPPAPHGWHGGCGSRGGHGPFPGPSTNMFGPSGPFGSRAAAFRPGGLFGPGGGGNHCGWNGRGSSRGGLFGLRGGWGGPGAPWGANPRSAPGAWPDDEKQEDPDDNAATAEGQGQTRGQQETGVATPPPPPSAAAAAQYRTADELEAEMRRKAKAAMGLEDGAAEKRAVEKELEALAEKLEMVRLQADEAYARELAAQYGQ